In the Cytophagales bacterium genome, one interval contains:
- the hutI gene encoding imidazolonepropionase — MKLIGPFQQLVTLKGLVLKGAIKDDELEVIEYGGILVDDEVIVQVGPWAELKSGDFDELEEITSPMVALPGLIDSHTHICFGGTRERDYAMRIAGKSYLEIAKAGGGIWDTVTHTRAASANDLLEGMLQRISRQILYGITTCEVKSGYGLSVEEELKMLRTIQKAQQSTPIELVATCLAAHTKPRDFPGTNQEYLTLMLSDLLPTVKAESLAQRIDIFTEEGAFTVAESQPYLETAKSMGFDLTIHGDQFSSCGSELGVNVGVRSVDHLEASTEKDILRLAKSDVIGTALPGASLGLGCPFTPARQLLDQGGCLAIASDWNPGSAPMGDLLTQAAILSTMEKLSTAETFAGLTFRAAAALGLTDRGQLTPGKMGDLVAFPTSDYRDILYYQGQMKPVGTWKNGTRIHG; from the coding sequence ATGAAGCTGATTGGTCCATTTCAGCAATTGGTCACTCTGAAAGGTCTTGTACTAAAGGGTGCGATAAAAGACGATGAACTGGAGGTCATTGAATACGGAGGTATACTCGTCGATGATGAAGTAATTGTCCAGGTGGGTCCATGGGCCGAATTGAAATCGGGAGATTTTGATGAATTGGAAGAGATCACCAGCCCTATGGTTGCACTTCCGGGCCTCATAGATAGTCATACACACATTTGTTTTGGAGGCACAAGGGAACGAGACTATGCTATGCGCATCGCCGGCAAAAGCTACCTGGAGATCGCAAAAGCTGGCGGAGGCATTTGGGATACCGTAACTCATACCAGAGCGGCTTCCGCCAATGACTTGCTGGAAGGAATGCTCCAGCGTATATCTCGTCAAATCCTGTACGGCATTACCACCTGTGAAGTGAAAAGTGGTTATGGTCTTTCGGTAGAAGAGGAATTGAAAATGCTTCGTACGATCCAGAAGGCGCAGCAATCTACTCCAATTGAGCTGGTCGCAACTTGTCTGGCGGCACATACCAAACCCAGAGATTTCCCAGGCACTAATCAAGAATACCTGACATTAATGTTGTCAGATTTGCTCCCCACCGTCAAAGCAGAATCATTAGCGCAGCGGATCGACATTTTTACAGAAGAAGGGGCATTTACTGTAGCAGAAAGTCAGCCCTATCTGGAAACTGCCAAGTCAATGGGATTTGACCTCACTATTCATGGAGACCAGTTCAGTAGCTGCGGTAGCGAATTGGGTGTTAATGTCGGCGTTCGAAGTGTAGACCATCTGGAAGCTAGTACTGAAAAAGATATTTTAAGATTAGCCAAAAGTGATGTAATTGGCACTGCCTTACCCGGTGCTTCACTGGGTTTGGGGTGCCCTTTTACACCCGCAAGACAATTATTGGACCAAGGAGGCTGTCTGGCCATCGCCAGTGACTGGAATCCCGGATCGGCTCCAATGGGGGACCTTCTTACTCAGGCAGCTATTCTGAGTACCATGGAAAAGCTGAGTACAGCTGAAACATTCGCAGGTTTAACCTTTAGAGCTGCTGCAGCTTTAGGCCTTACGGATCGCGGCCAATTAACACCAGGCAAAATGGGTGATCTGGTTGCTTTTCCAACTTCGGACTATCGTGACATCTTATATTATCAGGGCCAAATGAAACCCGTTGGCACCTGGAAAAACGGAACCCGAATCCATGGATAG
- the hutU gene encoding urocanate hydratase produces the protein MTYTKFIEQYAAHPRYQAPTGTTLNAKSWQTEAPLRMLLNNLDADVAEDPENLVVYGGTGQAARNRESLEKIIECLLNLEDDQSLLVQSGKPVGILRTHAEAPRVLIANSNLVPEWANWDHFNELKDRGLMMYGQMTAGSWIYIGSQGILQGTYETFAACARQHFGGTLKHQLLVTGGLGGMGGAQPLAGTMAGAAFLGVDIDPARIEKRIATRYIDKMTHSYEEAVEWVMVAKEKGEALSVGLVGDIGDVLERLLQDNIIPDVLTDQTSAHDPIYGYVPHGISLKEAETLRANDPQAYRSKSIKSMARHVGFMLEMQKRGSITFDYGNNLRAFAQEGGEPNAFDFPGFVPAYVRPLFCEGKGPFRWAALSGDPEDIYVTDQALMEAFPENTHLINWLTQAKEKIAFQGLPCRICWLGLGEREKAGKIFNDLVRTGKVKAPIVIGRDHLDCGSVASPNRETEGMKDGSDAVSDWPLLNLMANTGGGATWVSFHHGGGVGIGYSQHAGVVILADGTDRAERCIERVLHNDPAMGVIRHMDAGYEEAVTVGKKHDLIL, from the coding sequence CTGATGTGGCCGAAGATCCGGAAAACCTGGTAGTATATGGCGGAACGGGGCAAGCTGCCCGAAATCGCGAGTCCCTGGAAAAGATCATCGAGTGCCTGCTTAACCTGGAAGATGACCAAAGCTTGCTGGTACAATCCGGAAAACCGGTAGGAATCCTCAGAACACATGCCGAGGCTCCACGTGTGCTGATCGCCAACAGCAACCTCGTTCCTGAATGGGCCAATTGGGACCACTTCAATGAATTGAAAGATCGAGGCTTGATGATGTATGGTCAAATGACGGCCGGAAGCTGGATCTATATTGGAAGCCAGGGCATCTTGCAGGGAACCTATGAAACCTTTGCTGCCTGTGCCCGGCAACATTTTGGCGGTACCCTAAAACACCAACTATTGGTAACCGGTGGCCTGGGAGGAATGGGTGGTGCTCAGCCTTTGGCAGGGACCATGGCCGGAGCTGCATTTCTGGGCGTAGACATTGATCCTGCCCGGATAGAAAAGCGGATTGCCACACGCTATATCGATAAAATGACCCATTCTTATGAAGAAGCCGTCGAATGGGTAATGGTTGCTAAGGAAAAAGGAGAAGCACTTTCCGTTGGATTGGTTGGTGACATTGGTGATGTATTAGAAAGATTGCTTCAGGATAACATCATCCCGGATGTACTTACAGATCAGACTTCTGCTCATGACCCGATCTATGGATACGTACCGCATGGCATTTCTCTCAAAGAAGCGGAGACACTACGAGCTAACGATCCTCAGGCCTATCGCTCCAAATCCATCAAAAGCATGGCGCGACATGTAGGATTCATGCTGGAAATGCAAAAACGTGGCAGCATAACCTTCGACTATGGCAATAACCTGCGGGCTTTTGCACAAGAAGGTGGTGAACCCAATGCCTTTGACTTCCCAGGTTTTGTCCCTGCCTATGTTCGTCCATTGTTCTGCGAAGGTAAGGGTCCGTTCCGATGGGCGGCTTTGTCAGGAGACCCTGAGGACATTTATGTCACTGATCAGGCACTGATGGAAGCATTTCCCGAGAATACGCACCTGATCAATTGGTTAACCCAGGCGAAAGAAAAGATCGCTTTTCAAGGACTGCCCTGCCGTATTTGCTGGTTAGGCCTCGGAGAAAGAGAGAAAGCCGGAAAAATCTTCAATGACCTGGTCAGGACTGGAAAAGTCAAAGCCCCGATTGTAATCGGAAGAGATCACCTCGACTGTGGTTCTGTGGCTTCTCCCAACCGAGAAACAGAAGGCATGAAAGATGGATCGGATGCAGTTTCCGATTGGCCACTATTGAATTTGATGGCCAATACAGGCGGCGGCGCTACCTGGGTTTCTTTCCATCACGGTGGTGGCGTTGGGATTGGTTACTCCCAGCACGCAGGTGTTGTAATCCTTGCGGATGGTACAGATCGTGCCGAAAGATGCATTGAACGTGTGCTCCACAATGATCCGGCCATGGGTGTGATCCGACACATGGATGCAGGCTATGAAGAAGCGGTAACTGTTGGTAAAAAACATGACTTGATCCTATGA